In Gordonia phthalatica, one genomic interval encodes:
- a CDS encoding mycofactocin-coupled SDR family oxidoreductase, with protein MGRAHCRRLAQAGADIIAFDLDAAADGLAETAALVEAEGRRCVTALVDVTSVDGMKSAVDAAVAETGRLDTVVANAGIYPAAGFSWELTDEEWQRPLDINVTGAWSTVRAALPHLTSGASIVIISSTNGIKGGARVAHYTAGKHAVVGLARTLANEAGPRGIRVNTVHPGSVATPMILNPQVFAKLCPGIENPTEEDAARVLSTRTLLPVPWVKPEDVSNAVLFLASDMSRYVTGTQIVVDAGLVQKV; from the coding sequence ATGGGCCGCGCTCACTGTCGGCGACTCGCGCAAGCGGGCGCCGACATCATCGCCTTCGACCTCGACGCGGCCGCCGACGGCCTCGCCGAGACCGCGGCGCTCGTGGAGGCGGAGGGACGACGGTGCGTGACCGCACTCGTCGACGTGACCTCGGTCGACGGTATGAAATCGGCGGTCGACGCCGCCGTCGCCGAGACCGGTCGGCTCGACACCGTGGTCGCCAACGCAGGCATCTACCCGGCCGCGGGGTTCTCGTGGGAGTTGACCGACGAGGAATGGCAGCGGCCCCTCGACATCAACGTGACCGGAGCGTGGAGCACCGTGCGTGCGGCGCTGCCGCACCTGACGTCCGGCGCGTCGATCGTCATCATCAGCTCCACCAACGGCATCAAGGGCGGCGCCCGCGTCGCCCACTACACCGCGGGCAAACACGCGGTGGTCGGACTGGCCCGCACCCTCGCCAACGAGGCGGGCCCGCGCGGCATCCGCGTCAACACCGTCCATCCCGGTTCGGTCGCGACGCCGATGATCCTGAACCCGCAGGTCTTCGCCAAACTGTGCCCCGGCATCGAGAACCCCACCGAGGAGGACGCGGCCCGGGTCCTCTCCACCCGCACCTTGCTGCCCGTCCCATGGGTGAAGCCCGAGGACGTCAGCAACGCCGTCCTCTTCCTCGCCTCCGACATGTCCCGCTATGTGACCGGCACCCAGATCGTGGTCGACGCCGGCCTCGTCCAGAAAGTGTGA
- a CDS encoding SDR family NAD(P)-dependent oxidoreductase, producing the protein MTDAGTARHAVVTGGASGIGDAVVERFVDRGLAVTVLDLAVPAAPRAGVRYLPLDVTDVDAVEAAMAPAAEGQPVPDVLVTSHGIRGEFVPALEMDPERFRRVFDVHVTGTFLVARAFARPLLEAGASGSIVTISSTTAYRGWTNQADYGSAKAAVGQLTQNLAVEWAPLIRVNGVAPGHTLTPMVQEMIDQGYDVSATEQRTPLGRLCRPDEMARSIEHLALDASFVTGVTLPVDGGWTAVGK; encoded by the coding sequence GTGACCGACGCGGGGACGGCGCGGCACGCGGTCGTGACCGGCGGAGCGAGCGGGATCGGCGACGCTGTCGTCGAACGGTTCGTCGACCGCGGTCTCGCCGTGACCGTGCTCGACCTCGCCGTGCCCGCGGCCCCTCGTGCCGGTGTCCGCTACCTCCCGCTGGACGTCACCGACGTCGACGCAGTGGAAGCGGCGATGGCGCCGGCCGCGGAGGGGCAACCGGTGCCGGACGTCCTGGTGACCAGTCACGGCATCCGCGGGGAGTTCGTGCCGGCGCTTGAGATGGACCCGGAACGCTTCCGCCGCGTCTTCGACGTCCACGTCACGGGGACGTTCCTCGTCGCACGAGCCTTCGCGCGTCCGCTCCTGGAAGCCGGTGCGTCCGGCTCCATTGTCACGATCTCGTCGACGACGGCCTACCGAGGGTGGACGAATCAGGCAGACTACGGCTCGGCGAAGGCCGCGGTGGGACAGCTGACGCAGAATCTGGCCGTCGAGTGGGCACCGCTCATCCGCGTCAACGGCGTCGCACCCGGGCACACCCTCACGCCGATGGTGCAGGAGATGATCGATCAGGGTTACGACGTCTCGGCGACCGAACAGCGGACGCCACTGGGACGTCTGTGTCGTCCCGACGAGATGGCGCGCTCCATCGAGCACCTCGCTCTCGACGCGAGTTTCGTGACCGGCGTGACGCTCCCCGTCGACGGCGGCTGGACGGCCGTCGGGAAGTGA
- a CDS encoding mycofactocin-coupled SDR family oxidoreductase produces the protein MTDTPATASTARPGRLSGKVAFVTGAARGIGRAQAVRFAEEGADVIGVDLCGPVETVRIDPATREDLDETAAAVRAAAGRFSAHVADVRDGEALRAAVAAGVDEFGGLDVVCATAGITSRGMVGELSEDTWKTMLDVNLTGVWQTTKAAIPHLIERGSGSIVLVSSIAGLRGLYGVSHYVAAKHGVVGLMRSLAQEMAPYGIRVNTVHPTNVNTPMIQNDVVRGGFRPDLETVTLEQFAESAKTMNMLDIPWVEPVDIANASLFLASDEARYITAITLPVDAGSTQR, from the coding sequence ATGACTGACACTCCCGCCACCGCAAGTACGGCGCGTCCCGGGCGCCTCTCCGGCAAGGTCGCGTTCGTCACCGGTGCCGCCCGCGGAATCGGGCGCGCGCAGGCCGTCCGCTTCGCCGAGGAGGGCGCCGACGTCATCGGCGTCGACCTCTGCGGCCCCGTCGAGACGGTCCGCATCGATCCGGCGACGCGCGAGGACCTCGACGAGACCGCCGCCGCCGTCCGCGCCGCGGCCGGTCGATTCTCCGCGCACGTCGCCGACGTCCGCGACGGGGAGGCCCTGCGCGCCGCCGTCGCCGCCGGCGTGGACGAGTTCGGCGGCCTCGACGTCGTCTGCGCCACCGCGGGCATCACCTCCCGCGGCATGGTCGGCGAACTGTCCGAGGATACCTGGAAGACCATGCTCGACGTCAACCTCACCGGCGTCTGGCAGACAACCAAGGCCGCGATCCCGCACCTGATCGAACGTGGCTCCGGCTCCATCGTGCTGGTCAGCTCCATCGCCGGACTCCGCGGCCTCTACGGCGTATCGCACTACGTGGCGGCCAAGCACGGCGTCGTCGGCCTGATGCGGTCGCTGGCGCAGGAGATGGCGCCCTACGGCATCCGCGTCAACACCGTGCACCCCACCAACGTCAACACGCCGATGATCCAGAACGACGTCGTCCGCGGCGGTTTCCGCCCCGACCTCGAAACTGTCACCCTCGAGCAGTTCGCCGAGTCGGCCAAGACGATGAACATGCTCGACATCCCGTGGGTGGAGCCCGTCGACATCGCCAACGCGTCGCTGTTCCTCGCGTCCGACGAGGCCCGCTACATCACCGCGATCACGCTTCCCGTCGACGCCGGTTCGACGCAGCGGTGA